From one Brevundimonas sp. PAMC22021 genomic stretch:
- a CDS encoding TonB-dependent receptor produces MRLSKSEALRATASSMALGAALLLALPAAAQDAEPTQEVDEIVVTGIRASLASALNEKRRSNTIVDVINAEDIADFPDANLAESLQRIPGVSIDRENGEGNSISVRGLGGDFTRVRLNGLETLSTSGANNADGALRRDRGFQFNTFASELFNSLKVQKSADAKTDEGSLGATVDLISGRPFDFNEGRVALTLQDAYYENGGTHNPRLALLASERWSSRIGEFGLLGSVAYNEREQNIDSYSRSTGSNEYVYRGATFNNVGANAAGDHQGFALPIGTPLSALPRVSNPEARSYLIGSDPEAYALLNGGSTRGSLVHIPSLATLNHREVEQERLGVTLSGQWRPTARTVINFDNLYSEQTQVSTNYQIGAVGLNRNNTNGNRTLTSFSYQTFPTTSASNNSYANRRGSYANCATQAATEFRDAIDCGQSLYGNTPIFRTAPGATNQNLAAGTGSFNPNNLEVYDYYNQPGSVGYIFHPQALALRGAFIGRPSVRLIDAGLSETGANANYLVLGNVDMRSAVDQGGYTTEFRQNSINIEHDWSDTFRMSLLVGDSESSNTNTGLLADFIRLDSGQGVAGDDYFVFDDREGGDMPIMNFGFDVADPDSWDFVKGYSALRHFRTITENGYKTAKIDFEWDLDEDLTFSFGIAQRKFDFYYTRFERLIGDTMNPSLLEGVRTGLVDATTVADMGQLTTWGEGLDVPGGTPTSFFTPNLQAFQTRFGFDCDCINDFGDWRLSDLRNGGVNTFSVDEDSLSYYGQLDFRVPLFIGDLRGNAGLRRAETKVDSRGRSPSGRPVQNDNEYNDTLPSLNLVWELNDKLILRFATAKVMARPQMTALQPGITAFNVPVGIGADPAQFDGSNAAITLGNTKLKPFRATNFDFNAEWYFARDAILSFAYFHKEIESFPQVVLREGRLSEIFDAEQIANLRLAFDGLTDVASDSRRAYIDQDLPFQVRQFNDAPGGTLSGVEIAYQQNFTFLPGLLQNFGVQANYTHIESELEYILDPARNLTGTAPFLGASPDAFNATLFYEVPRWSARVSTAYRAEYQTTYPLASGGCDPGQCDSPLINDFAGSAETLNVDASFTYKLSDAITLTAEALNLTDQKDERWSYQDDPVVANYASTGRQYFVGARFTF; encoded by the coding sequence ATGAGACTATCCAAGAGCGAAGCCTTGCGCGCGACCGCGTCCTCCATGGCGCTGGGCGCGGCCTTATTGTTGGCGCTGCCCGCGGCGGCGCAGGACGCAGAGCCGACGCAGGAGGTCGACGAGATCGTCGTCACCGGCATCCGCGCCTCGCTGGCCAGCGCGCTGAACGAGAAGCGCCGGTCGAATACCATTGTGGACGTCATCAACGCCGAAGACATCGCCGACTTCCCGGACGCGAACCTGGCGGAATCGCTGCAGCGCATTCCGGGCGTCTCGATCGACCGCGAGAACGGCGAAGGCAACTCCATCTCGGTGCGCGGTCTGGGCGGCGATTTCACCCGGGTGCGCCTGAACGGCCTGGAGACCCTGTCGACCTCGGGCGCCAACAACGCCGACGGCGCGCTGCGTCGCGACCGGGGCTTCCAGTTCAACACCTTCGCATCCGAGCTGTTCAACTCGCTGAAGGTGCAGAAATCCGCCGACGCCAAGACCGACGAAGGGTCGCTGGGCGCGACTGTGGACCTGATCTCGGGCCGACCCTTCGACTTCAACGAAGGTCGCGTGGCCCTGACGCTGCAGGACGCCTATTACGAGAACGGCGGCACCCACAATCCGCGCCTGGCGCTGCTGGCCTCGGAGCGTTGGAGCAGCCGGATCGGCGAGTTCGGTCTTCTGGGCTCGGTGGCCTACAACGAGCGTGAGCAGAACATCGACAGCTACTCGCGTTCGACCGGCTCGAACGAATACGTGTACCGCGGCGCCACCTTCAACAACGTCGGTGCGAACGCGGCTGGCGATCACCAGGGGTTCGCCCTGCCGATCGGCACACCCCTCAGCGCCCTGCCGCGCGTCTCCAATCCGGAAGCCCGGAGCTACCTGATCGGCTCGGACCCCGAGGCCTACGCCCTGCTGAACGGCGGCTCCACGCGGGGCTCCCTGGTGCACATTCCGTCGCTGGCGACGCTGAACCACCGCGAGGTCGAGCAGGAACGGCTGGGCGTCACCCTGTCGGGCCAGTGGCGGCCGACCGCCCGCACGGTGATCAACTTCGACAACCTGTATTCAGAACAGACGCAGGTCTCGACCAACTACCAGATCGGCGCGGTGGGGCTGAACCGCAACAACACCAACGGCAACCGCACGCTGACCTCGTTCAGCTATCAAACCTTTCCGACCACCAGCGCCAGCAACAACAGCTACGCCAACCGTCGCGGCTCCTACGCCAACTGCGCCACCCAGGCGGCGACCGAGTTCCGTGACGCGATCGACTGCGGCCAGTCGCTGTACGGAAACACCCCCATCTTCAGGACCGCGCCGGGCGCCACCAACCAGAACCTCGCGGCCGGCACCGGCAGCTTCAATCCCAACAACCTGGAGGTGTACGACTACTATAACCAACCCGGTTCGGTCGGCTACATCTTCCATCCCCAGGCGCTGGCGCTGCGGGGCGCGTTTATCGGCCGTCCGTCGGTCAGGCTGATCGATGCGGGGCTGAGCGAGACGGGCGCCAACGCCAACTATCTGGTGCTCGGCAATGTCGACATGCGCTCGGCGGTGGACCAGGGCGGCTACACCACCGAGTTCCGCCAGAACTCGATCAACATCGAGCATGACTGGAGCGACACCTTCCGCATGTCGCTGCTGGTGGGCGACTCGGAATCCTCCAACACCAACACCGGCCTTCTGGCCGACTTCATCCGCCTGGACTCGGGCCAGGGTGTCGCCGGCGACGATTACTTCGTCTTCGACGACCGCGAAGGCGGCGACATGCCGATCATGAACTTCGGCTTCGACGTGGCCGACCCCGACAGCTGGGATTTCGTCAAGGGTTACTCGGCGCTGCGCCACTTCCGCACCATCACCGAGAACGGCTACAAGACCGCCAAGATCGACTTCGAGTGGGACCTCGACGAGGACCTCACGTTCAGCTTCGGCATCGCCCAGCGCAAGTTCGACTTCTATTACACCCGCTTCGAGCGCCTGATCGGCGACACCATGAACCCCAGCCTGCTGGAAGGGGTGCGCACGGGCCTGGTGGACGCGACCACCGTGGCCGACATGGGCCAACTGACCACCTGGGGCGAGGGGCTGGACGTGCCGGGCGGCACCCCGACCTCCTTCTTCACGCCGAACCTGCAGGCCTTTCAGACCCGCTTCGGCTTTGACTGCGACTGCATCAACGACTTCGGCGACTGGCGCCTTTCGGACCTGCGCAACGGCGGCGTGAACACCTTCTCCGTCGATGAGGACAGCCTGTCCTACTATGGCCAGCTGGACTTCCGCGTGCCGCTGTTCATCGGCGATCTGCGCGGCAACGCCGGCCTTCGCCGGGCCGAGACCAAGGTCGATTCTCGTGGCCGCTCGCCCAGCGGCCGTCCTGTCCAGAACGACAACGAGTACAACGACACCCTGCCGTCGCTGAACCTGGTGTGGGAGCTGAACGACAAGCTGATCCTGCGCTTCGCCACGGCCAAGGTCATGGCGCGCCCGCAGATGACGGCGCTGCAGCCCGGGATCACCGCCTTCAACGTGCCGGTCGGCATCGGTGCGGATCCGGCCCAGTTCGACGGATCCAATGCCGCCATCACCCTGGGCAACACCAAGCTGAAGCCGTTCCGCGCCACCAACTTCGACTTCAACGCCGAATGGTATTTCGCCCGCGACGCCATTCTGTCGTTCGCCTACTTCCACAAGGAGATCGAGAGCTTCCCGCAGGTGGTCCTGCGCGAAGGCCGACTCAGCGAAATCTTTGACGCCGAGCAGATCGCCAATCTCCGTCTCGCGTTCGACGGCCTGACGGACGTAGCCTCCGATAGCCGCCGCGCCTACATCGACCAGGACCTGCCGTTCCAGGTGCGCCAGTTCAACGATGCGCCGGGCGGAACCCTGTCGGGCGTCGAGATCGCCTACCAGCAGAACTTCACCTTCCTGCCGGGCCTGCTGCAGAACTTCGGGGTGCAGGCCAACTACACTCACATCGAGTCCGAGCTGGAGTACATTCTGGACCCGGCGCGCAACCTGACCGGCACGGCGCCGTTCCTGGGCGCGTCGCCGGACGCCTTCAATGCGACCCTCTTCTATGAGGTCCCGCGCTGGAGCGCCCGCGTCTCCACGGCCTATCGCGCCGAATACCAGACGACCTATCCTCTGGCCTCGGGCGGTTGCGACCCCGGCCAGTGCGATTCGCCGCTGATCAACGACTTCGCCGGTTCGGCCGAGACGCTGAACGTCGACGCCTCCTTCACCTACAAGTTGTCGGACGCCATCACGCTGACCGCCGAGGCGCTGAACCTGACCGACCAGAAGGACGAGCGTTGGTCGTATCAGGACGATCCGGTGGTCGCCAACTACGCCAGCACCGGCCGCCAGTACTTTGTTGGGGCCCGGTTCACCTTCTGA
- the dnaN gene encoding DNA polymerase III subunit beta yields MQLTIERSALLKALGHVQSVVERRNTIPILSNVLLSAGRDRLAFAATDLDMEMVDDAEAVVNVEGQITAPAHTLYEIVRKLPEGAEVSLTYSGDDPRLVVSAGRSRFNLPVLPAGDFPVMSNDASGATYSLAREDLARLIDKTRFAVSTEETRYYLNGLYLHTVAENGVPLLRAVATDGHRLALAETPAPEGAAGGPGVIVPRKTVDQVRRLLDDTNTPVQVQVSPQKIRFQLGEASLTSKVIDGAFPDYLRVIPRGNDKQADIDNALFAKAVDRVATISAEKSRSVKLAFDNDRVKLTVRNMEAGQAEEEVEIGYSDEPFEIGFNARYLLDVAGQITGENAAFKFADPASPTLVLDPGDPGVQYVLMPLRV; encoded by the coding sequence ATGCAGCTGACCATTGAACGATCCGCGCTTCTGAAGGCCCTGGGCCATGTGCAGAGCGTGGTCGAACGCCGCAACACCATTCCGATCCTGTCCAATGTGCTGCTGAGCGCCGGCCGCGACCGGCTGGCCTTCGCCGCCACCGACCTGGACATGGAGATGGTGGACGACGCCGAGGCGGTGGTGAACGTCGAGGGTCAGATCACCGCCCCCGCCCACACCCTGTACGAGATCGTGCGCAAGCTGCCCGAAGGCGCCGAGGTGTCGCTGACCTATTCCGGCGACGATCCGCGCCTGGTGGTCTCGGCCGGGCGCTCGCGCTTCAACCTGCCGGTGCTGCCGGCGGGCGACTTTCCGGTGATGTCGAACGATGCGTCGGGCGCGACCTATTCATTGGCGCGTGAGGACCTGGCGCGGCTGATCGACAAGACGCGCTTCGCCGTGTCGACGGAGGAGACGCGCTACTATCTGAACGGCCTTTATCTGCACACGGTGGCGGAGAACGGGGTCCCCTTGCTGCGCGCGGTGGCGACCGACGGCCACCGCCTGGCCCTGGCCGAGACGCCGGCGCCGGAAGGGGCGGCCGGCGGCCCCGGGGTGATCGTGCCGCGCAAGACCGTGGATCAGGTGCGTCGCCTGCTGGACGACACCAATACGCCCGTGCAGGTGCAGGTCTCGCCCCAGAAGATCCGCTTCCAGCTGGGCGAAGCCAGCCTGACCTCCAAGGTCATCGACGGCGCCTTCCCGGACTATCTGCGCGTCATTCCGCGCGGCAACGACAAGCAGGCCGACATCGACAACGCCTTGTTCGCCAAGGCGGTGGACCGCGTCGCCACCATCTCGGCCGAAAAGAGCCGCTCGGTGAAGCTCGCCTTCGACAACGACCGGGTCAAGCTGACCGTGCGCAACATGGAGGCCGGCCAGGCCGAGGAAGAGGTCGAGATCGGCTATTCCGACGAGCCGTTCGAGATCGGCTTCAACGCCCGCTACCTGCTGGACGTCGCCGGCCAGATCACCGGCGAAAACGCCGCCTTCAAATTCGCCGACCCGGCCAGCCCCACCCTGGTGCTCGATCCGGGCGACCCGGGCGTGCAGTATGTGCTGATGCCGCTCCGGGTGTGA
- a CDS encoding DUF4861 family protein encodes MPATPTVASPSTWYEQGDFAPVERVTLVIANDLAEDRKDAPVVVRRDQLPMLADIQELTVTLVDPAGEPRPEPSRELLARQGPHERRGESNGRALDYQFDDLDRDGVWDELFFVADLKAGERKAFHLYRGFQQRGWNPHRTHAAVGSYMRHTVPFWESEHVGWKLWFPTDIDIYAKRRPVLMAHRLYMGNLDGYGVGAENADYGADIMSVDDSFGGGGIGVFEGEALARPRFTPSSDLANRFNAGQQSDTRYSFDVLVNGPLRSMVRIRSLNWNTGQGRYEAEQIYTAYAGQNYTTAEVRFPTWLPGPQGADFAVGVRRRPGQTFERREANWIVTAAPEALRNPDDVEGLQQQAPILYAGTALIVPTEDAAAYQFIAERGGNHVFRVPAREDRRYRYMLVAGWSEGEVLKTPEAFADYVAANARAFSSPLRLDRVQEEVKR; translated from the coding sequence ATGCCGGCGACGCCAACCGTCGCTTCGCCATCGACCTGGTATGAGCAGGGGGATTTCGCACCGGTCGAACGCGTCACCCTCGTGATCGCCAACGATCTCGCCGAAGATCGCAAGGACGCGCCCGTTGTTGTTCGCCGCGACCAGCTGCCGATGCTGGCGGACATCCAGGAACTGACGGTCACCCTGGTCGATCCCGCGGGCGAACCGCGCCCCGAGCCCTCGCGCGAACTGCTGGCCCGACAGGGTCCGCATGAGCGGCGCGGCGAAAGCAACGGGCGCGCCCTCGACTATCAGTTCGATGACCTGGACCGCGACGGCGTCTGGGACGAGCTGTTCTTTGTCGCGGATCTCAAGGCCGGAGAACGCAAGGCCTTTCACCTCTATCGCGGCTTTCAGCAACGCGGTTGGAACCCGCACCGCACGCACGCCGCGGTCGGCAGCTACATGCGTCACACCGTGCCCTTCTGGGAAAGCGAGCATGTCGGGTGGAAGCTCTGGTTTCCGACCGACATCGACATCTACGCCAAGCGGCGGCCGGTGCTGATGGCTCACCGCCTCTACATGGGCAATCTGGACGGCTACGGAGTGGGCGCCGAGAACGCGGACTACGGCGCAGACATCATGTCGGTGGACGACAGCTTCGGCGGCGGCGGGATCGGCGTGTTCGAAGGCGAGGCGCTGGCGCGGCCGCGCTTCACGCCCTCATCGGACCTGGCCAACCGGTTCAACGCCGGCCAGCAGTCGGACACGCGCTACAGCTTCGACGTTCTGGTCAACGGCCCGCTGCGGAGCATGGTGCGCATCCGGAGCCTGAACTGGAACACCGGACAAGGCCGCTACGAAGCGGAGCAAATCTACACCGCCTACGCCGGCCAGAATTATACAACCGCCGAGGTTCGGTTCCCGACGTGGCTCCCTGGGCCTCAAGGCGCCGACTTCGCCGTGGGCGTTCGCCGCCGGCCCGGCCAGACGTTTGAGCGACGCGAGGCCAACTGGATCGTGACCGCCGCTCCCGAGGCGCTTCGCAACCCCGACGACGTGGAGGGGCTGCAGCAGCAGGCGCCGATCCTTTATGCGGGTACCGCGCTGATCGTGCCGACGGAGGACGCCGCCGCCTACCAGTTCATCGCCGAACGCGGCGGCAATCACGTCTTTCGCGTGCCTGCCCGGGAGGACCGACGCTACCGCTACATGCTCGTCGCGGGCTGGAGCGAAGGCGAGGTCCTGAAGACCCCCGAGGCCTTTGCCGATTATGTCGCCGCAAACGCGCGCGCATTCTCAAGCCCGCTGCGGCTCGATCGGGTCCAGGAGGAAGTGAAACGCTGA
- the dnaA gene encoding chromosomal replication initiator protein DnaA — protein MIGGGAAMDRATGGSDVDRIWSEASLRLRAEIGDGPFSSYIAPSAVRVDDAGQLILVTPTAYARDWVRKNALRRMNELWLGLDGQHRRLDVRCRAEVGSPAPALGQSAGGNVVDVTTRLAALAQPNLAQPTVAPVADGARAVRAAGLQERLTFDSFVEGQGNAFALAIARQVATWADGHFNPVFFCGPYGYGKTHLLNAIAWEAQRLRPQAKVVYLTAERFLSTFVKAMQDRQTAAFKESLRSADMLLLDDVQFVGGKASTQEELLSTLTALIEDGKRIVLSADRAPMALTDVEPRLRSHLAAGLTCPVEAGDRELKVAVARNRLKALEALGVVYGEARIEVLEQLVERTPGSMRELEGAVNTLAAAAGSRLSSLTVEEAQGFLGAALRGGPERRITVDEIQKTVADHFGLKQADLLSERRTRSVARPRQIAMYLCKQHTTRSYPDIGRRFGGRDHTTVLHGVRKIEEMLGSDDQIARDVEALTRKLRG, from the coding sequence ATGATCGGGGGCGGGGCGGCGATGGACCGGGCGACGGGCGGATCGGACGTGGATCGGATCTGGAGCGAGGCGTCGCTGCGCCTGCGCGCCGAGATCGGGGATGGCCCGTTCAGCTCCTACATCGCGCCCTCGGCCGTGCGCGTCGATGACGCCGGTCAGCTGATCCTGGTGACGCCCACCGCCTATGCGCGCGACTGGGTGCGCAAGAACGCGCTGCGCCGCATGAACGAGCTGTGGCTGGGGCTGGACGGGCAGCATCGCCGGCTGGACGTGCGCTGCCGCGCCGAGGTCGGCTCCCCGGCCCCTGCCCTGGGTCAGTCGGCCGGCGGCAATGTGGTGGATGTGACCACGCGGCTGGCGGCCCTGGCGCAACCCAATCTGGCTCAGCCGACGGTGGCGCCGGTCGCCGACGGTGCACGCGCCGTGCGGGCGGCGGGCCTGCAGGAGCGGCTGACGTTCGACAGCTTTGTGGAAGGCCAGGGCAACGCCTTTGCCCTGGCGATCGCTCGTCAGGTGGCGACTTGGGCCGACGGCCACTTCAATCCGGTCTTCTTTTGCGGCCCATATGGCTACGGCAAGACGCACCTGCTGAACGCCATCGCCTGGGAGGCCCAGCGCCTGCGACCCCAGGCCAAGGTGGTCTATCTGACGGCCGAGCGGTTCCTGTCGACCTTTGTCAAGGCGATGCAGGATCGCCAGACCGCCGCCTTCAAGGAAAGCCTGCGCTCGGCCGACATGCTGCTGCTGGACGACGTGCAGTTCGTGGGCGGCAAGGCGAGCACCCAGGAAGAACTGCTGTCGACGCTGACCGCGCTGATCGAGGACGGCAAGCGCATCGTGCTGTCGGCCGACCGCGCGCCCATGGCCCTGACCGACGTCGAGCCGCGCCTGCGCAGCCACCTGGCCGCCGGCCTGACCTGCCCCGTCGAGGCGGGCGACCGGGAGCTGAAGGTGGCGGTGGCGCGCAATCGCCTCAAGGCGCTGGAAGCCTTGGGCGTGGTCTACGGCGAGGCGCGGATCGAGGTGCTGGAGCAGTTGGTCGAACGCACGCCCGGCTCGATGCGCGAGCTGGAAGGCGCGGTGAACACCCTGGCCGCCGCCGCCGGATCACGGCTGTCGTCGCTGACCGTCGAGGAGGCGCAAGGTTTCCTGGGCGCGGCGCTGCGCGGCGGGCCCGAGCGTCGCATCACCGTGGACGAGATCCAGAAGACGGTGGCCGACCATTTCGGCCTGAAGCAGGCGGACCTGCTCAGCGAGCGCCGCACCCGCTCGGTCGCCCGGCCGCGCCAGATCGCCATGTATCTGTGCAAGCAGCACACCACTCGTTCCTATCCTGACATCGGCCGACGCTTTGGCGGACGCGACCACACCACGGTGCTGCACGGCGTGCGCAAGATCGAGGAGATGCTGGGCTCCGACGACCAGATCGCGCGCGACGTCGAGGCCTTGACGCGCAAGCTGCGCGGTTGA